The DNA region CGCTCCTGATCAATGCTTTGATTACAGTAAACCGGAATGCCGCTGCCTACTTCGCATACTATAATATCTGATACTTCACGCATAATATCTATGTACATATTAACCAATTCTTCATCTTTTGCAATGAGCCCTTTTTTATTGATCACAAATGTATCTACAAAGCCTCCTATACCTTCTTTATTATTTCCATTTGGAAAAGGAATAACATCTACTTGATCTGAAACTTTTGATAACTCTCCTTCCAGGAAAGTAGTCGCCCAGCTGCCATAATACAGCATGGCTCCTTTTCCCTGTGCAAAATAATAAACGGCATTGTATCCATCACATTCCAAATAATTATCCTGCCACGCTCCCAACTCAACGAGATGATATAATTTACTTGCTGAATTACCAAATTGTGGAGTTGAAAATAAAGAGTGATCTTTTACTGCATCAAATATGCTTTTCCCCGTTCCTTCTCCCTGAACCAAACCCATATAGTAAAGAGACGGAACCCAGCCCTCTAACGCGCTGGTAACCAGGGGATCATAATTCTTTTCTTGTAAATGATTAATCGTCTCAATAAATTGATCATAATCCTCAGGATATTTCAGCTTATTCTCTGAGAATATCTGCCTGTTGCAAAACATGGTCGCCGTCCATCCATATAATGGAAGCCCATATATTTTATTATTAAAAGTGAAGGCATTCATACCACCATCAATAACCTCTGACTGAATCTGCCTGTTTTTCACTGCTAGCGAAAGGTCATAAGCTACATCAGCATCAACCAATCTTTCCAGTTTACTGAATCCCCACCAAAAAAACATATCTGGAAGGTTGCCAGTAAATAAAGCATTATTTATTGCCGCTTGATAAACTTCATTTTTATACACAGTTATTTCAAATGTAATATTGGGATTTTTTTCTTCATACTTTTTAAAAACTCTTTCCAAAGCCTCTTCCGTATCTCCATGAATAGTCCATACTCGAATAACTTCTTTTTTGTTCTTATTATCTGAAGCATCGCCCCAAATAAAATCTGAATAAATGTTTAGCAGTAAAACTATTAAAGTGATCCCCAAGAAAAATAAAAGCTTTATAATCGGATTATCTTTCAAGCTTTTTCTGCCACCTTTCAGATATTTCTAAATATCGTGAACAAGTAAATTATATCATATAGTTTTGATACTATACAAGCTTTCCTACTAATTACAGATCGCAAAACTTTCTCCAATAGTTCAATATCCTTGTAAAATTAAACATATCTAAAAACAGACAAAAACTTAGACGAACACATAAATGTGCTCATCTAAGTTCCTACATTTTAGTTTATTGCTTTGCTTTAATCTATTATCCCTTAACTGCACCAGCAGTCATACCAGTAACGAAATACTTCTGTAACCCGAAAAATATAATTGAAACTGGTAAAGTGGTTACACAGCCAGCAGCCATCAACAAATCGTAACGGTTTTGATAGTTGCCAACATACAAACGTATTCCTACCGGTATGGTTGCTACGTCAGCTGATGTCGTCAATACCCATGCAAACAAAAGTTCATCCCAGGCCATAAGAAATATGTATATACCTGTTGCAATGATTCCTACTTTAGCTATAGGTAGTATTATTCTTACAAATGCCCCAAATCGACTGCATCCGTCGATGATTGCAGCTTCCTCCAATTCAGTCGGAATACTTGCAAAAAAACCTCTTAAA from Defluviitalea raffinosedens includes:
- a CDS encoding ABC transporter substrate-binding protein; amino-acid sequence: MKDNPIIKLLFFLGITLIVLLLNIYSDFIWGDASDNKNKKEVIRVWTIHGDTEEALERVFKKYEEKNPNITFEITVYKNEVYQAAINNALFTGNLPDMFFWWGFSKLERLVDADVAYDLSLAVKNRQIQSEVIDGGMNAFTFNNKIYGLPLYGWTATMFCNRQIFSENKLKYPEDYDQFIETINHLQEKNYDPLVTSALEGWVPSLYYMGLVQGEGTGKSIFDAVKDHSLFSTPQFGNSASKLYHLVELGAWQDNYLECDGYNAVYYFAQGKGAMLYYGSWATTFLEGELSKVSDQVDVIPFPNGNNKEGIGGFVDTFVINKKGLIAKDEELVNMYIDIMREVSDIIVCEVGSGIPVYCNQSIDQERFPLLYKIWEMNKDRTLYHAYDQIMSEELTEKYYLLLKEMMAGEINDEEFIKNMSVD